The Fibrobacter sp. UBA4297 genome includes a window with the following:
- the rfbD gene encoding dTDP-4-dehydrorhamnose reductase: MKVLVTGVGGQLGHDVMNELAKRGYEGVGSDIAPAYSGVADGSAVTTMPYVPMDITNAAAVAETIKNVKPDVIVHCAAWTAVDLAEDEDKKAKVFAINAEGTENIARVAKEIDAKMVYISTDYVFNGRGTSPWKPDCKDYEPLNVYGESKLKGELAVSGMLEKYFIVRIAWVFGLNGKNFIKTMLKVGETHDTVRVVYDQIGTPTYTLDLSRLLVDMIETDKYGYYHATNEGGFISWYDFTKEIYKQAGLPTKVLPVTTAEYGLSKAARPFNSRLDKSKLVEAGFKPLSTWQDALGRYLKEIGVLA, encoded by the coding sequence ATGAAAGTTTTGGTAACTGGTGTCGGTGGCCAGCTGGGTCACGATGTGATGAATGAACTTGCAAAGCGTGGCTACGAAGGTGTCGGTAGTGATATCGCTCCGGCTTATTCCGGCGTGGCTGATGGAAGCGCTGTGACCACGATGCCTTATGTTCCGATGGATATTACGAATGCAGCTGCGGTTGCAGAAACCATCAAGAACGTGAAGCCGGATGTGATTGTGCATTGCGCTGCCTGGACTGCAGTGGACCTTGCCGAAGACGAAGACAAGAAGGCAAAGGTCTTTGCGATTAACGCCGAAGGCACGGAAAACATTGCCCGCGTTGCAAAAGAAATCGATGCAAAGATGGTTTACATCAGCACGGACTACGTGTTTAATGGTCGTGGCACTTCTCCGTGGAAACCGGATTGCAAGGATTACGAACCGCTCAACGTTTATGGCGAATCCAAACTCAAGGGCGAGCTTGCTGTGAGTGGAATGCTTGAAAAGTATTTCATTGTTCGAATTGCCTGGGTGTTCGGTCTCAATGGCAAAAACTTCATCAAGACGATGCTCAAGGTGGGCGAAACGCACGATACCGTCCGCGTCGTTTACGATCAAATTGGTACGCCGACTTACACGCTCGATTTGAGCCGCCTCCTTGTCGATATGATTGAAACGGACAAGTACGGCTACTATCACGCTACGAACGAAGGCGGATTCATCAGCTGGTACGATTTCACGAAGGAAATCTATAAGCAGGCTGGGCTCCCGACAAAGGTGTTGCCAGTGACGACTGCGGAATACGGACTCTCGAAGGCCGCCCGTCCGTTCAATAGCCGTTTGGACAAGAGCAAACTCGTGGAAGCTGGTTTTAAGCCGCTCTCCACATGGCAAGATGCGCTGGGCCGCTACCTCAAGGAAATTGGCGTGCTCGCGTAA
- the pgsA gene encoding CDP-diacylglycerol--glycerol-3-phosphate 3-phosphatidyltransferase, which yields MTEPEKTSDVRLRSRIWSIMRALIFVCVIIFIWKDWTTMACSFVGIALIMGWVNLFQLKSQEIEKPYYRLWLNTIDGFLQFIVMASIFFRDLIQNESAEKILGVGCAVLLGRLIAHTLFSLGVLREGKQLPRKRRWSKLANLSVTITMGVYLLNLENYQQIMMVISILLIAASTAAYAYWYYRDPAHRKPLSIASQLTMSRIVLTPFFLWVFFYDNDLDYSNNNIVFKVLSLVMVLGFMLTDFLDGKLARAMGEVSTLGKYLDPFSDKISNMTIFMCFIATGYAPVWMVALIYFRESSVETLRTLAASEGLVMPARRSGKWKTALQGIGIVAILLGAIDPVRALIPGFESIWHQFPIVVMGIITTITIISGIDYFYASKHILKKFV from the coding sequence ATGACAGAACCAGAAAAAACTTCTGATGTTCGTTTAAGGTCACGCATTTGGAGCATCATGCGTGCTCTCATCTTTGTCTGTGTCATAATCTTCATCTGGAAAGACTGGACCACGATGGCGTGCTCCTTTGTAGGCATAGCACTTATCATGGGATGGGTCAACTTGTTCCAGCTCAAGAGCCAGGAAATTGAAAAGCCCTATTACCGACTTTGGCTCAACACCATCGACGGATTTTTGCAGTTCATCGTGATGGCAAGCATTTTCTTCCGCGACTTGATCCAGAACGAAAGTGCCGAGAAGATTCTTGGCGTCGGTTGCGCCGTCTTGCTTGGACGACTGATAGCCCACACGCTATTTTCGCTCGGCGTTCTCCGCGAAGGCAAACAACTCCCCCGCAAGCGCCGTTGGAGCAAACTTGCAAATCTTTCTGTCACAATTACGATGGGCGTATACTTGCTGAACTTGGAAAATTACCAACAAATTATGATGGTCATTTCCATTTTGCTCATAGCCGCATCCACTGCAGCATACGCGTACTGGTACTACCGCGACCCCGCACACCGCAAGCCGCTTTCGATTGCAAGCCAGCTCACCATGAGCCGCATTGTGCTCACGCCGTTTTTCCTTTGGGTGTTCTTCTACGATAACGATCTGGATTACAGCAACAACAACATCGTCTTTAAAGTGCTTTCGCTCGTGATGGTGCTCGGCTTCATGCTCACGGACTTCTTGGACGGCAAGCTCGCCCGCGCGATGGGCGAAGTCAGCACGCTCGGCAAATACCTTGACCCGTTCAGCGACAAGATTTCGAACATGACGATTTTCATGTGCTTTATCGCTACAGGCTATGCGCCCGTGTGGATGGTCGCTTTGATTTACTTCCGCGAATCTAGTGTGGAAACGCTCAGAACGCTCGCCGCAAGTGAAGGCCTCGTGATGCCCGCACGTCGTAGTGGCAAGTGGAAAACCGCATTGCAAGGCATCGGCATTGTCGCGATTCTTCTTGGCGCTATCGATCCGGTCCGCGCATTGATTCCAGGATTTGAAAGCATTTGGCACCAGTTCCCGATTGTCGTGATGGGCATCATCACCACCATTACAATCATCAGTGGAATTGATTATTTCTATGCAAGCAAGCACATTTTGAAAAAATTCGTCTAG
- the mqnE gene encoding aminofutalosine synthase MqnE has protein sequence MSRISEQEALDLFMNAPLDELCARANAEKEARHGKSVYWVNNRQINYTNVCVLHCKFCAFSRIKKDSPTAYDWNYETIRDKAAEAISKGARELHIVGGLHPDHPFDYYIEMLRKLRKEFPSANLKAFTAVEICHFAKISGQTPEQIMATLKDAGLDALPGGGAEILVQSVRDKICPGKETGEEWLDVHRAAHKLGIPTNATMLFGHIEKIEDRIAHMKMLRDLQDEAPGFFAFIPLVYHPEHNALHQIVPNITSEEDILRTVAVSRLFLDNFPHIKAYWIQMGIETAMKALHAGASDLDGTIIEEKITHAAGATVPVGMSPERMQDLIKKEGLVPVERDALYERFS, from the coding sequence ATGTCTCGCATTTCAGAACAAGAAGCTCTCGATTTATTTATGAACGCACCGCTCGATGAACTTTGCGCACGCGCCAATGCTGAAAAAGAAGCGCGCCACGGCAAGTCCGTTTACTGGGTGAACAACCGCCAAATCAACTACACGAACGTGTGCGTGCTGCACTGCAAATTCTGCGCCTTCAGCCGCATCAAAAAAGATAGCCCGACGGCTTACGACTGGAATTACGAAACCATCCGTGACAAGGCCGCCGAAGCGATTAGCAAAGGCGCCCGCGAATTGCACATTGTTGGCGGGCTCCATCCCGACCATCCGTTCGATTACTACATCGAGATGTTGCGCAAGCTCCGCAAGGAATTTCCATCCGCAAACTTGAAAGCTTTTACCGCCGTTGAAATTTGCCACTTCGCCAAAATTTCTGGCCAGACGCCCGAACAGATCATGGCAACGCTCAAGGACGCAGGCCTTGACGCCCTCCCCGGTGGCGGCGCCGAAATTTTAGTACAAAGTGTACGCGACAAGATTTGTCCGGGCAAAGAAACCGGCGAAGAATGGCTTGACGTCCATCGCGCCGCCCACAAGCTCGGCATTCCGACGAATGCGACCATGCTCTTTGGGCACATCGAAAAAATTGAAGACCGCATCGCGCACATGAAGATGCTCCGTGACTTGCAAGACGAAGCGCCGGGATTCTTCGCATTCATCCCGCTCGTGTACCACCCGGAACACAACGCGCTCCACCAGATTGTCCCGAACATCACAAGCGAAGAAGACATCCTCCGCACGGTCGCTGTTTCTCGTTTGTTCTTGGACAACTTCCCGCACATCAAGGCTTACTGGATCCAGATGGGCATCGAGACTGCCATGAAGGCACTCCACGCCGGCGCATCGGATTTGGACGGTACGATTATCGAAGAGAAAATCACGCATGCTGCTGGCGCCACGGTCCCCGTGGGCATGAGCCCAGAACGCATGCAAGATCTCATCAAAAAAGAAGGCCTCGTTCCGGTGGAACGAGACGCCTTGTACGAAAGATTTTCTTAA
- a CDS encoding polyamine ABC transporter substrate-binding protein, protein MKKIIFIIALFVAIAITVCIQKQGDAKSTKNLTVMIYSEYIDPVLLEDFRNKTGYKVELELYEAQEEMIAKLITADSGKYDVIIASDVVIPQMVHLGLIAPIDTNKIPNHVNVAPQFLGQAYDPTNTYSLPYLWGTTGILFHGNKMHPDSVSYSLLFDAKNTQGKFSLLNESRSMLSMALQANGYDANSSKPEELNKAVDCILQAKKDPHFAGFDGSDIGKDKIISDELWAAIVFSGEAMDAIDKDSSLQYVIPTEGSFMWVDAMTLSSKAKNIEGAYAFMNYILDAKIGAKLAKSINYATPNKASLEIIDNDFKNNRVINPNKQEINRMVFLTDLGDAEKYFDEAWMIIKTH, encoded by the coding sequence TTGAAAAAGATAATCTTCATTATTGCACTTTTCGTGGCAATTGCGATAACGGTCTGCATTCAAAAGCAGGGTGATGCAAAGTCTACAAAAAATCTCACGGTAATGATTTACAGCGAATACATTGATCCTGTATTGCTTGAAGACTTCCGTAACAAGACTGGCTACAAAGTGGAGCTGGAACTTTACGAAGCTCAAGAAGAAATGATCGCAAAGCTTATAACAGCGGATTCTGGCAAATACGATGTCATCATCGCATCGGACGTCGTTATCCCGCAAATGGTGCACCTCGGGCTTATCGCTCCTATCGATACTAACAAAATTCCAAACCACGTGAACGTAGCACCGCAATTTTTAGGGCAAGCCTACGACCCGACAAACACCTATAGCCTCCCCTATCTTTGGGGAACCACAGGCATACTTTTCCACGGGAATAAAATGCACCCCGACAGCGTAAGCTATTCCTTGCTTTTTGACGCCAAGAACACACAAGGAAAATTCAGCCTGCTCAACGAAAGCCGCTCTATGCTCAGCATGGCTCTCCAGGCAAACGGTTACGACGCAAACAGTTCAAAGCCAGAAGAGCTGAACAAGGCTGTAGACTGCATTTTGCAGGCCAAAAAAGACCCGCACTTCGCCGGTTTTGACGGATCTGACATCGGTAAAGACAAAATAATTTCCGATGAACTCTGGGCAGCAATTGTATTCAGCGGAGAAGCTATGGACGCAATCGACAAGGATTCCTCGCTTCAATACGTTATTCCAACTGAAGGCAGCTTTATGTGGGTTGATGCCATGACGCTCAGTAGCAAGGCAAAGAACATCGAAGGCGCGTACGCTTTTATGAACTACATCCTCGATGCTAAAATCGGGGCGAAGCTCGCCAAATCAATCAACTACGCAACTCCCAACAAGGCAAGCCTAGAAATCATTGACAACGATTTCAAGAACAACCGCGTCATAAACCCGAACAAACAAGAGATTAACCGCATGGTATTCCTCACGGACTTGGGGGATGCAGAAAAATACTTCGACGAAGCCTGGATGATTATCAAGACCCACTAA
- a CDS encoding porin family protein, protein MLKNFMLAALVVTSAVFAENSTSNALANVKFGAHAAFNYGTVWGDNTDKFKFEGGPGFTGGFDVKVDVSPTVSIITGLEFEYRSIDWNIGEFYRSMAASQDVYLDRDEESMISGMKFGFSLGYLNIPLMVRFNAHPQIFIDAGIRLGFNVSSEMEVSAYGMSNSIDVPKQMQKDIDFGIVAGAGYSVMPNFDVFFRYTMGFTDMIDVVKIASVTGEEVDYSEAPNVGFKNMRFQIGATFWFN, encoded by the coding sequence ATGTTGAAAAATTTTATGTTGGCTGCACTCGTTGTGACTAGTGCTGTCTTTGCAGAAAACTCTACATCAAATGCTCTCGCTAATGTGAAGTTTGGTGCTCATGCTGCTTTTAACTATGGAACAGTTTGGGGTGACAATACGGATAAGTTTAAGTTTGAAGGGGGACCGGGCTTTACAGGTGGTTTTGATGTAAAAGTAGACGTTTCTCCGACTGTGTCGATTATTACAGGCTTGGAATTCGAGTACCGTTCTATTGACTGGAATATTGGGGAGTTTTACAGGAGTATGGCTGCATCACAAGATGTTTATCTTGACCGTGATGAAGAATCCATGATTTCTGGTATGAAATTCGGTTTTTCTTTGGGATACTTGAATATCCCATTGATGGTACGCTTCAATGCTCATCCTCAGATTTTTATTGATGCGGGTATCCGTTTGGGCTTCAATGTAAGCTCTGAAATGGAAGTCTCTGCATATGGAATGTCTAATTCTATTGACGTTCCTAAACAGATGCAAAAGGATATTGACTTTGGTATTGTCGCTGGGGCCGGTTACTCCGTAATGCCGAATTTTGACGTGTTCTTCCGTTATACGATGGGCTTTACGGATATGATTGACGTTGTTAAGATCGCATCTGTAACAGGAGAAGAGGTTGATTACAGCGAAGCTCCGAATGTCGGCTTCAAAAATATGCGCTTCCAAATCGGTGCAACTTTCTGGTTTAACTAA
- the recN gene encoding DNA repair protein RecN: MLKQLTINSFTLIAEASVPFHEGFTAITGETGAGKSVLMKALRMVCGDKSQASMVRTGEEKAVIEGTFDISNEPEVKQILAKLELDDDDELIIRREILENGKGRARVNGSVVSLSDLQELGESLIQMHGQSEQLLLRDIRTHAKMLDEYAGNSELLINYSKSYNAWNNVLAEIQKTEAHAKDLAQQKDFLKFQYDELSKASLRDGEEEELEEKVNVASKSEAEHNLLNEIQGLIGCDNGILEQVQNLQYKLRSLAQKIPHYEEDLNALVEVADPFEGICKDLQRLRPSKSMSPVEIDRANSRIATIQKLKRKYRTDVAGLIALTEQRKQELDSLENLDADLDELKRKAEAHKAETYRLAASLTEKRKEAAQRFDSAVQEILHSLGMPKAKFFTSITEQDPTPNGADRIEFLLAPNPGEGEKSLQKAVSGGELSRVLLAIKSVMAELDKVPLLIFDEVDSGISGETGNSIGDALRNLGKHHQVLTITHLHQVASRAQNQLAVSKKEVDGRTFTSIIDLDKNGRIEEIARMLGGTSETVRTHAKQLLENNL; the protein is encoded by the coding sequence ATGTTAAAGCAACTCACAATAAACAGCTTTACACTCATTGCCGAGGCAAGCGTCCCGTTCCATGAAGGTTTTACCGCTATCACAGGTGAAACTGGTGCCGGCAAGTCCGTCCTCATGAAAGCGCTCCGCATGGTCTGCGGAGACAAGTCGCAAGCTTCGATGGTCCGCACTGGCGAAGAAAAAGCGGTCATCGAAGGAACATTCGACATTTCGAACGAACCCGAAGTCAAACAAATTCTTGCAAAGTTAGAACTCGATGACGACGATGAACTCATCATCCGCCGCGAGATTCTTGAAAACGGAAAGGGACGCGCCCGCGTGAACGGCTCCGTCGTTAGCCTCTCGGATTTGCAGGAGCTTGGCGAATCGCTTATCCAAATGCACGGACAGAGCGAACAGCTTTTATTGCGCGACATCCGCACGCATGCAAAAATGCTCGATGAATATGCAGGCAATAGCGAGTTGTTGATAAACTATTCAAAAAGCTACAACGCCTGGAACAACGTTCTCGCCGAAATTCAAAAGACTGAAGCGCACGCTAAAGATCTAGCGCAGCAAAAGGACTTTTTGAAATTCCAGTACGATGAACTTTCAAAGGCGTCACTCCGCGATGGCGAAGAAGAAGAGCTTGAAGAAAAAGTCAACGTTGCAAGCAAGAGCGAAGCGGAACACAACCTGCTAAATGAAATTCAGGGATTGATCGGTTGCGACAACGGCATCTTGGAACAGGTCCAGAACCTTCAGTACAAGTTGCGCAGCCTTGCGCAAAAGATTCCGCATTACGAAGAAGACTTGAACGCTCTCGTCGAAGTCGCAGACCCGTTCGAAGGAATCTGCAAGGACTTGCAGAGGCTCCGCCCATCAAAGTCCATGAGCCCTGTTGAAATCGACCGTGCGAATTCTCGAATTGCAACGATTCAAAAGCTCAAGCGCAAGTACCGCACCGATGTTGCAGGGCTTATCGCGCTCACCGAACAACGTAAGCAGGAACTCGACAGTCTCGAGAATCTCGATGCCGACCTCGACGAACTCAAGCGCAAAGCAGAAGCCCACAAGGCAGAGACCTACCGCCTGGCGGCAAGTCTTACCGAGAAGCGTAAAGAAGCGGCACAGCGCTTTGACTCGGCCGTGCAAGAAATCTTGCACAGCCTCGGTATGCCGAAAGCCAAATTCTTTACAAGCATCACGGAGCAGGACCCGACACCAAACGGCGCCGACCGCATCGAATTCTTGCTCGCCCCGAACCCGGGCGAAGGCGAAAAGTCGCTGCAAAAGGCAGTCTCCGGCGGTGAACTCAGCCGTGTGCTGCTCGCCATCAAGAGCGTCATGGCAGAACTTGACAAGGTCCCGCTCCTGATTTTTGACGAAGTGGATTCCGGAATTTCGGGCGAAACAGGCAACAGCATTGGCGATGCACTCCGCAATTTAGGCAAACATCACCAGGTGCTCACCATCACCCACTTGCATCAAGTCGCAAGTCGAGCCCAAAATCAGCTCGCCGTGAGCAAAAAAGAAGTGGACGGAAGGACTTTTACGTCCATTATTGACCTCGACAAGAACGGTCGTATCGAAGAAATTGCTAGAATGTTAGGTGGGACATCCGAAACAGTCCGCACCCATGCAAAACAGCTGTTGGAGAATAATTTATGA
- a CDS encoding MBL fold metallo-hydrolase, translating to MNENKYIHNALRQIHVDTPCSPISGFSISGLATYIQIPELDFCIDMGECPLSAIPLNHVFLTHAHGDHARCLMRHHSLRKMMGVERDSVYYMPDCVSENAKAWIKAEALFEGVGEAKFRYPEIEPVTAGELQFLRYRKDLALEAFEVKHSIPAMGGTLYFYKKKLKDEFLGKTPAEIIELRKNGVEITREVYDPLVSFMGDCLGESLLDNSRVFQSKVLITECTFLDDGEEAMSKKKGHSHLKDIVHALNELDDEIKCEKIILSHFSMKYSERHIREMLDKSIPEKFKERIVAFI from the coding sequence GTGAACGAAAACAAGTACATACACAACGCCCTGCGGCAAATCCACGTCGACACGCCCTGCTCGCCCATTTCCGGATTTTCGATTTCCGGCCTTGCGACGTACATACAGATTCCAGAACTGGATTTTTGCATTGACATGGGCGAATGCCCGCTCTCGGCAATTCCCCTGAACCACGTATTCCTGACTCATGCGCACGGCGACCATGCCCGTTGCCTGATGCGTCACCACAGTTTGCGCAAGATGATGGGCGTGGAACGCGATAGCGTTTATTACATGCCCGACTGCGTGAGTGAAAATGCAAAGGCTTGGATTAAGGCTGAAGCTTTGTTCGAAGGCGTTGGCGAAGCGAAATTCCGCTACCCGGAAATTGAACCCGTTACCGCAGGCGAATTGCAATTTTTGAGATACCGCAAGGATCTCGCGCTCGAAGCGTTCGAAGTCAAGCATTCCATCCCGGCGATGGGCGGCACGCTCTACTTTTACAAGAAAAAGCTCAAGGACGAATTCCTCGGGAAAACGCCCGCCGAAATCATCGAACTCCGCAAGAACGGTGTCGAAATCACGCGTGAAGTTTACGACCCGCTCGTGAGCTTTATGGGCGATTGTCTTGGCGAAAGCTTGCTCGACAACAGCCGCGTTTTCCAGTCGAAGGTGCTGATTACGGAATGCACATTCCTCGACGACGGCGAAGAAGCAATGAGCAAGAAGAAGGGCCACAGCCACTTGAAAGATATTGTACATGCGCTGAACGAGCTTGATGATGAAATCAAGTGCGAAAAAATCATCTTGAGTCATTTCTCGATGAAGTATTCCGAAAGGCACATCCGCGAAATGCTTGACAAGTCCATTCCGGAGAAATTTAAGGAGAGGATCGTAGCGTTTATCTAG
- a CDS encoding histidine phosphatase family protein — translation MHKISRISLAFTGAILSASLLAACGDENATAAFNNFANQSSSDQAQPSTISSSSTEQLPASSADANSSSATAPDGISSSSDAGVPPTQSSSSAGNVELDPGCVETPVAAIPIDTNGLADIADVFKSVRCNEKAVFVIRHGEREDGKTSRETPLTYYEGEPDSIGGEPTDGIRQAQAVGKKLISAEDFVFSHTNYVRTEQTCLNIAIGRGQQTFPHDTTELYSISWFKKDSERYKFLDDSTGNVRLVIAGWAFDNLYAEVFYNLKEKSEEIVKKDIAPGYASMNKYRVICTHDDFVVPFTAYVSNGTVNYKYHVTSHWPYFLTGVAVIIDNKDQIRYVPFRGLGIGVE, via the coding sequence ATGCATAAAATTTCCCGCATTTCTTTAGCTTTTACCGGGGCAATCCTCTCCGCCTCGCTATTGGCAGCCTGTGGCGACGAAAATGCGACAGCCGCCTTCAACAATTTCGCTAATCAGAGTTCTAGCGATCAGGCCCAACCATCAACGATTTCCAGCTCTTCGACCGAACAGCTCCCAGCAAGTTCCGCAGACGCAAACTCCAGTTCTGCAACAGCTCCGGACGGCATTTCCAGTTCCTCGGATGCAGGCGTCCCACCCACCCAGTCCAGTTCCTCGGCCGGGAATGTTGAGCTCGACCCAGGCTGCGTAGAAACACCTGTCGCTGCAATCCCCATTGACACCAACGGCCTTGCCGACATCGCCGATGTATTCAAGAGCGTCCGTTGCAACGAAAAGGCCGTGTTCGTCATCCGCCATGGCGAACGTGAAGATGGCAAGACTAGCCGAGAAACTCCCCTCACCTACTACGAAGGCGAACCGGATTCCATTGGCGGTGAACCCACTGATGGCATAAGGCAGGCTCAAGCCGTCGGCAAAAAACTCATCAGCGCTGAAGACTTTGTTTTCTCGCACACCAACTACGTTCGCACAGAACAGACATGCCTCAACATCGCAATCGGTCGCGGGCAGCAAACGTTCCCACATGACACAACAGAACTATATTCCATCAGCTGGTTCAAGAAAGACAGCGAACGCTATAAGTTCCTTGACGATTCCACAGGAAACGTCCGCTTGGTTATTGCGGGCTGGGCATTCGACAACCTCTATGCAGAAGTCTTCTACAACCTCAAAGAAAAGTCCGAAGAAATTGTGAAAAAAGACATCGCTCCGGGCTACGCATCCATGAACAAGTACCGCGTCATCTGCACTCACGACGATTTTGTCGTCCCGTTCACAGCATACGTTTCCAACGGAACCGTGAACTACAAATACCACGTTACAAGTCACTGGCCGTACTTCTTGACCGGTGTCGCCGTCATCATCGACAACAAAGACCAAATCAGGTACGTTCCGTTTAGAGGCCTTGGCATCGGCGTGGAATAA
- the trmB gene encoding tRNA (guanine(46)-N(7))-methyltransferase TrmB produces the protein MAEEINNEILEEEKAPKEVVIPEFYRDLSQDPQMKALWHYVFRTNGDRKPIKTPDGKPHKLDFTWKDMFPNENGHIEVEIGSGKGNFMTDYAEKHPDYFIMGSEWDYTWAAFAHERMEKRGIVAQGNAAMLRGDVFYFLRDAVKDNTVDAFHMYFPDPWPKERHHKNRLLRPDFLDEVARCLKPGKRIFYWGTDHKEYNEIALETFDAYPTCKVLVRNTAEPTEGIMTGFERKYKKEGRPIYRSIIEFEK, from the coding sequence ATGGCAGAAGAAATCAACAACGAAATTTTAGAAGAAGAAAAGGCTCCGAAAGAAGTCGTGATTCCGGAATTTTACCGCGACTTGAGTCAGGACCCGCAAATGAAGGCGCTGTGGCATTATGTGTTCCGCACGAATGGCGACCGCAAGCCCATCAAGACGCCGGACGGAAAGCCGCACAAGCTGGACTTCACCTGGAAAGACATGTTCCCGAACGAAAATGGACACATCGAAGTCGAAATCGGAAGTGGCAAGGGCAACTTCATGACCGACTACGCCGAGAAACATCCGGATTACTTTATCATGGGTAGCGAATGGGACTACACGTGGGCAGCCTTTGCGCACGAACGCATGGAAAAACGCGGTATCGTCGCTCAAGGTAACGCGGCCATGTTGCGCGGTGACGTTTTCTACTTCTTGCGCGATGCGGTGAAGGACAACACGGTCGATGCGTTCCACATGTACTTCCCGGACCCGTGGCCAAAGGAACGCCACCACAAGAACCGATTGCTCCGCCCTGACTTTCTCGATGAAGTCGCCCGTTGCTTAAAGCCGGGCAAGCGCATTTTCTACTGGGGTACCGACCACAAGGAATACAACGAAATCGCGCTTGAAACATTTGACGCCTATCCGACTTGCAAGGTGCTTGTCCGCAATACGGCTGAGCCCACCGAAGGCATTATGACCGGTTTTGAACGCAAGTACAAGAAAGAAGGCAGACCTATTTATAGAAGTATTATAGAGTTTGAAAAATAG
- a CDS encoding exodeoxyribonuclease III produces the protein MKIYSWNVNGIRSVLKKGFEDWFTATDPDVLCLQEVRAEKSQVAEIASREGYYTYWNACKRKKGYSGVAVYSKIEPDAVNYGFDIEEFDEEGRVLQLVFPDWVLNCIYFPNGGQGDDRLDYKLRFYDAFLENSKQWLADGKHVVTVGDYNTCHKEIDIARPKENENVSGFLPIERAWMDKYVENGFVDTFRTLHPDTRDAYSWWSNRFGARERNVGWRLDYGFVDAALMPNVVSSEILSDVKGSDHCPICLELEPPFLPIPIKKSDEM, from the coding sequence ATGAAGATCTACAGCTGGAACGTCAACGGTATTCGTTCCGTATTGAAAAAAGGCTTTGAAGATTGGTTCACGGCGACCGATCCCGATGTGCTATGCCTTCAGGAAGTCCGTGCCGAAAAAAGCCAGGTTGCGGAAATTGCAAGCCGTGAAGGCTATTATACCTACTGGAATGCCTGCAAGCGCAAGAAAGGTTACAGTGGTGTAGCCGTCTATTCTAAAATTGAACCGGATGCTGTCAATTACGGCTTTGATATCGAGGAATTCGATGAAGAAGGCCGTGTGCTCCAGCTCGTGTTTCCGGACTGGGTGCTCAACTGCATCTATTTCCCGAACGGTGGCCAGGGCGATGACCGTCTGGATTACAAGTTGCGCTTCTATGACGCGTTCCTTGAAAATTCCAAGCAGTGGCTCGCCGATGGCAAGCATGTGGTGACTGTCGGGGATTACAACACCTGCCACAAGGAAATCGATATTGCACGCCCGAAGGAAAACGAGAACGTGAGCGGCTTCTTGCCGATTGAACGCGCCTGGATGGACAAGTACGTCGAAAACGGCTTTGTCGATACGTTCCGCACGTTGCATCCGGATACCCGTGATGCCTATTCCTGGTGGTCGAACCGCTTTGGCGCCCGTGAAAGGAACGTGGGTTGGCGTCTGGACTATGGCTTTGTTGATGCCGCCCTCATGCCGAATGTGGTGAGCTCCGAAATCCTGAGCGATGTCAAGGGCTCGGATCACTGCCCGATTTGCCTGGAACTTGAACCGCCATTTTTGCCGATTCCGATAAAGAAATCAGACGAAATGTAA